The Bacillus sp. FJAT-27916 genomic interval AGGATTGAATGTGGCTGTGATATTTTGTGATTATTCCCAGATATCAGCTAGTTTCCAAGCCTGCACAGATTTAAGATTTACTTTTCCATCTTCAGCGTAGAATTGAACATTTAAACTTGTTTTCTTTGGATAGATTCTACTTGTCATTGTGGTAGTACCTTCGTTTGCAAATACTTCAATCGATGATCGGTCAAGATAGAGGTGAAGAATAACTGTATCGCCTTCTAAATTGATAGCCGTCTGGCGGATACCTTTTACTCCTGCACCAGAGTGCTCGCGATTAAGTATAAGCTTACTATGCTCTACATCAATGCCAATGGAGGTCTCTTCCGTTCCATCTTCACTGCATCTCACCTTGATTCCGAATTCCTTTGCCGTAAGGTTTTTTAGTGAGAATTCAGCTTTAAGCTCGAGCAGTTCTTGGTTTATCGGTGTTTTAATAACTTCATTTGAAATAGAGGCCACATTCACTTCTAGTTCCTGTTCACGAAGGCCTTTCAGCTCGGCAACTGGCTTCATGATTATGTTTCCTTCAGCAGATAAAGATAACTCCCTTGGTAGTGTTAAAGCTCCACACCATCCATGCTCTTTAGTCGGCATTTCAGATTCCCACATATCCATCCATCCTATAGCAATTCGACGACCTTGATCATCATGTAATGTCTGTACCGCATAGAAGTCATGGCCATGATCGATTTCGTGGAAATCACCATGCTCAAATTTCTTCGTGGTTTCATTGTAAGATCCGATTAAATACCCTGTTTGGAAAAGGTTATTGTAAGAGTCTCCTTCTGCTTTCATTCCTTGAGGAGAGAATAGCAGAACATCCTTTCCATCTAGCTCAAAGAAATCTGGACATTCCCACATATATCCCAAGTTACTTTCATTTTGCGCCAATACGCCTTCATACTCCCAATCGATTAAATCCTTTGAAGTATAGTGAATAACTCGACCAATATCATCTTTCGTTCTGTTGCCCAATACAATATGGTAAAGGCCATCTTTTTCCCAGATTTTCGGATCACGGACATGCCCTGTACTGTCTTCTGGAATGTCTCTAATTACTGGGTTATTTTCATACTTCTCGAAGTGAATGCCATCTTTGCTTGAAGCGATGCACTGTGTCTGAATCGCAATATCTTTTGATTGATCAACCCATACATGGCCTGTATAAATTAAATAGAGCATATCATCCTTTACAATAGCACTCCCGGAAAAGCACCCATCGCGATCATAATCATGGTCAGGTGCCAAGGCCACTGGAAGATGCTCCCAGTGAACTAAATCCTTACTTTTGGCGTGGCCCCAATGCATTGGCCCCCAGCTCTCTCCATATGGATAATGCTGATAAAATGCATGGTATTCACCTTTAAAAAACACAAGACCATTTGGATCATTAATCCAGTTAGCTGGCGCGGCAATATGATAGCCTAAACGCCAATCCTTTTTCATTTTTTTTACGGCTTCTTGAAGAGCCTCATTTGCTTGATTAATTGCATTATTAGCCATTGTGACAGTCGTCATATAAATCACGTTCCTTTTCAAGTTTTCTATTAAGATGCTTTAGCTTGTCTATTCATTTGCACTTCTTCTTTTACATCCTTGGTTAATGTAAAGCAGGAAATAATATTAAATGTCAGCACAATTCCACCAATGATGAAGTACACATGACTGAATCCTATTGTGTCGTATAAAGAACCAAATACTGGTGATAGAAATGCAGCAGCAATCGCACTTGAGAATTGGAAACCTACTAAATAAAGAGTTGAAGATAAGCGATTATCAAAATGCTGAGCCAGGTATTTAAAAATCGCAATTAACATAATCGGCAATTCGAGAGCATGAAGCAGTTTCATACAAGATATGCCGATTGGTTCAAAGGCCAAACCTGAACCAATAATACGTGTCGCCATGATAAAGCCAGCTAAGAGCAACGATTTTTTTGCTCCAATTTTGTTTACAATAAATGGTGCAGCGAACATCATGCCTGCTTCCAAAAATACTTGGAATGAATTCAAGTAACCGTATAATTGGTTTCCTTTAGAAATGTCAGAGAATAAAGAAGCATAATATGTAGGGAATTGTTGATCATACACCGAATAGAAACATACTACGCCAAATACATACATGACGAAGAACCAGAACTTTTTCAGTTTTAACAATCCAAAGACATCCTTCATCTTAATGGGCTCTTGAGTAGTAATATCCGAAGAACCTGTTAAATCTACTTTTGTCATTAATAAGATCAATACTAAACATAAAGCTGAACCTGAAGCTAACCAGAAATTAATATTAGGATTGATGTTAAATAGCTGTCCTGCGAAGAAAGTCGCTGCTGCCCATCCTAAAGAGCCCCACATTCTTGATTTCCCATATTCAAAGTCACACTTACGACCTATTTTTTCAATATATGATTCTACTGCTCCACAGCCTGCTTGGAAGGCAGCACCTAGGAACATACCGCCTACGATAGCACCTAATAAAATGTTGTATTTCAATAATGGTCCATAAATATAGATGAAGAAAGGACCTGATAAAACAAGTAATGCAGTAATAAACCAAAGGATATGTTTCTTTAAGCCAATCTTGTCAGAGATTACTCCATAAAGCGGTTGCATAATTAATGCTACGATTGCGTTTGCTGAGAAGATAATCCCTGTACTAGCACCGCTTAACTGAATATCTTGACTTAACCAAATAGAAAATAAAGACATACAGGAAGACCATGTAAAGAAGTAAAAAAAGAAAAATGCACTTAATAACCAATAATTTCGTTTTGCTCCTATTTTCATACCCTACCACTTCCCTTTCTGTTTATAACTCTTTCAACAAATTACGTAAACGTTTACGTAAACGTTTACTTTATTGCTTAACTTAATAATAAAAGCGCTTTCATGATTAAGCAAGAAGAAAATTGTTCCATGCATAAAAAAATAAAAAAAGACCTATAGGTCCGACACTAAATATGTGTCCATCTATAGGTCTTGAATAATGATCTTAACTAGATCTTCGAATAATCAAGGATGTATCTAACATGTAATCTGTCGGTTTTTCTTGCTTATTTTTGATGCAATCCAAAATGACCTCAGCAGCTTTCTGTCCCATTTCATAAGCTGGTTGTTTAACGGTTGTTAACGATGGATTAATGATTTTCATCCATTCATAATCATCAAATCCTATGATGGCCATTTCATCAGGAATTTTGATGTAATGCTCTTGGAAGTATGAAATAGCTCCCATTGTCATCACATTATTTGCAACAAAGAGTGCGCTGACCTCTTTTTGCTCCATAAACTCTTTCGCTATTCTGTATCCATCTTCTAAAGAAGCATTTCCTATTTTCACATACTTCTCATTAAAGGATAAATGATGATCTGCAAGGGCTTGCTTATATCCCTCTAAACGTTTATCACTTGTTGTTAAACCTAATTCCCCCGTTATAAACCCGATATGTTTATGCCCCTTTTCGATGAGATGCTTCGCAGCAGCATACGCACCTTGAAAATTATCGGTTAACACACAATTCCCTTGGTAGTTCTGGGGTTTTCGGTCAATGAAGACAATGGGTGAATCATTATTAATCGGCAGGTCAGCTAGATAAGAATAATCATTTCCGGTTGGTACTAGAATGATTCCGTCCACTAACTGATTATGGAACATTTGAATATGTTCTTTTTCTAAATCAGGATTTTCGTAGGAGTTACATAGAATTAATTTATACCCGTTCTTTGATAATGTTTGTTCGATACCTTGAGCGACAATCATAAAAAAAGCATTAGCTGTATCTGTAAATTCTTTAACTGGTACAATTAATCCGACTAAATGCGAATTCTGGCTCCTTAATGTTCTTGCAACAGGGTTAGGAACATAATTTAATTCCTTCATGGCCTCTTTTACCTTTGTCGTTACTTCTTCAGATACATATCTAGTTCCATTGATTACATGAGAGACAGTTGCTGTAGATACCTCCGCCATTGCCGCTACATCTTTTATACTTGTCTTGTTTTTCTTCTCTCTCGCAGCCATTGTCTAATCCTCACTTCATCTTTAAATCAATTGATACCCTCCGATTAACATGGATCGGAGTCATTCGGCTTTCAACCATTCGGTAATCTGCCAAAGACTTTACCTTTATCCCACCCTGAGTTTGCACTCTCATTTGGCATTCATCTCCACACCGGTCGAAGTGGTAAGCTCTTTGCTGAATAAAGGTAAATAAACTCATACATATCGCTATAGACGCTACTTAAAGTATAACACATCGCCCCTGCTGCCTATTCTTCTCTTCAGAAATATCGTTGCATGAAGTTCTGTCAGCACTCTCCGGCTTGTTAAATTCTATATAAAAAATCATGCATTCCTCAAAAAAGTCTCTAATAAGCTATTACCCTTCTAACGCTTGCTCAATATCTGCCCAAATATCCTCCCACGATTCAAGACCGACAGAGAGACGGATCAGCTGATCGGTGACGCCCATGGAGAGGCGGTCTTTTTCTGGAATGACAGCATGGGTCATGGAGGCTGGATGAGAGATGAGTGTTTCCACATCTCCCAGACTGACGGCAATTTTGATGAGTTGGAGCTTGTTAAGGAAAGCTTGTGCTTCTCGTTTCCCTCCTTCTTTTAGTTCGAAGGAGATGACTCCTCCTGGCTGCTTCATTTGTTTAATGGCAGCTTCATGTCCGGCATTATCTTTATTCCATGGAAAATACACTTGCCCGACTTGCGGGTGATTTAGCAGCTGTTCATTGATCTTGATGGCATTTTCACTGTGGCGGTCCATGCGGACGGGCAGGGTTTTGAGACCGCGCAAAAGAAGCCATGCGTCAAATGGAGACATGATGCTGCCGATATCTTTCAGGCTGTTCTTTTTGAGATTAGTGATAAAGGATTTTTTTCCGGCAACCAGACCGGCGACGACATCTCCATGTCCCCCAATGTATTTGGTTGCGCTATGGAGAGCAACATCACATCCGAGTGCAAGTGGTGATTGGAGATATGGAGATGGAAATGTGTTGTCGACAACGACGGGAATGCCGTATTCCTTGGCCACGCGCGAAACCATCTCTAGGTCAATGACGCGCATCGTTGGGTTAATGGGTGTTTCGACAAAGATACAGGTCGTCTCTGGACGAATGCTGTTTCGAATTTGCTCTTCTGATTCCATCGGGCTGAAATCATAATCAATCGCATATTTATCCTTTAGCAAGACCAGTAAGTCAAAGGTGCATCCATACACACCAAGGGAGCAGAGGATATGGTCATTTGCTTTTGACAGTTCAATTAAAACAGCTGAAACCGCTCCCATTCCTGATGCGAAAGCGGCGCAATCTTCAGCTCCTTCTAGGACAGCCACCTTTTCTTCAAGTGCTTGAACAGTCGGGTTTCCGAGGCGGGAGTAAATATAGCCTTCTTCTGTTCCAGCAAAGCGTGCCTCGCCTTGCTCCGCTGTATCAAAAGTGAATGTTGAGGTTTGGTAAATCGGTGTGGATAGACTGCCTACATGCTTTTTTGTATCATATCCGGCATGGACGGCTGCCGTTTCAAAGTGCTTGTATTCTTTTCTCATCCGTCAATTCTCCTCCAATTAAACAGGATTATTGTTCCATCTGATTTTATCATATGCCCAATAGGTAAATCATGGAATTCGGGAATATAGACAAAAAAATAAAAGGCTTGTTAAAAGCCTTTCTTCATTCTTCATGGATGACAGCTGCTGTTTGCCCTTTGGTTACATTCAACAAATCATCCAGATGGATCTTCATTTGCATGCCAATCTTGCCGGCAGAAACGATAATGATTCCTTCCTCCTCTGCCTTCTTATCGATGAAAGTTGGATATTGCTTTTTCATCCCGACCGGTGAACAGCCGCCGCGTATATAGCCTGTGTATTTCTGCAAATCCGCGACAGACAGCATGTCGATTTTTTTCTCTCCCGCTGCTCGTGCTGCCCGCTTTAAATCGAGTTCAGCCATAACTGGTATGACGAATACGTATAGATTTTTGGCTGCGGAGATTGTCACCAATGTTTTGAACACATAACGGGCATCCTCGCCAATCTTAAGAGCAACAGATATCCCATCAATCTTGCCATCCTCAGGATTATATTGAAGTAATTCATAGGATACTTTCCTTTGGTCAAGTATCCTGAGTGCATTTGTCTTTCCTTTCGCCATTCTAACCCTCCCTCTCAAAACCGCCCAGATCGGAAGATGGAATAGAGGAGATAGAGAACCATGACCGTCGCAATGACAAACCCAATTTCGATAATCGGAATCTGCCACAGGATGTTGGTTCCGCCTCTGGTTGAGGAGCCAATGACCAGGCCTGCCATGATAATGCTGAAGGACAGCAGGATGATTGCATAGGATAGTTGGTTCGCCATCTTATCCATCTTTGCCAAAAACGTTTCAAGCTGCGGTACTTTAATCTGCACACTAAATTTGCCATCTTTTAATTTATTCGTCAAATCTTTCAGGCTGCGAGGCATTTCTGAGAAGAAATCAGAATAGTCGACGACCTTATTAAAGATCATCTCTGCAATATTTTTCGGCTGGAAGCGTTCCTTGACTAAATGGTCGCCAAAAGGCTCGACGACATCAAGGATATTGTATTCCGGATAAAGAGTTTCCACAACACCCTCAACAGCTAAAAAGGTTTTGCCAAGCATCGTCAAATCTGATGGAATACGGATATGATGCAGATAGGTGAGGGTGAAGAAATCATTGATGACGTCGCTGATGCTGATCTTATTTAAATTCTGCCCGTAATAATTATCAATGAATTCCTGCACATCCGCTTTTAGCTGATCGTAGTTTATGTCATCCGGCGTAATCCCAATCTTCAAAATGGAGCGTACGACAAAATCAGTATTCCCCTTTCGCAGCGCCATCAGCAGGGAGGCGAATTCATACTTCATCTCAGCATTAATTCGGCCGATATTGCCAAAGTCAAGAAAGACAAGCCGATCGCCGGGCTGGACAAACACATTTCCGGGATGCGGGTCAGCATGAAACAAGCCTTCGTCGAGGATTTGTTTCATCATCGCCTCTGTGAAACGCTTGCTCAGCAGACAGCGGTCAAAGCCAATCTCATCAAGGCTTTTCACATCATTGATTTTAATCCCCTCCACAAACTCCATTGTAAGAACTCTTTTTGTGGAGTAATCCCAATAAACCTCCGGGATGCGGATCATATCATCATCTTTGAATTGAGCGGCAATCTTCTCGGCATTTCGTCCCTCAATCCCGTAGTCAAGCTCCATGTTCAGAGAGAGGGAAAATTCATCGACGATATCATTAATGCCATAATCTCTCGCCCAATGATACCGCTTCTCTGCAATACGGGCGAGGTTATGCAGAATTTCAAGATCCGTATCAATGGTTTTCGTGATATTAGGTCTCTGTACCTTCACTGCCACAATATCACCTGATGGAAGAATAGCTTTATGTACTTGACCAATAGAGGCTGCCGCAATTGGAACTGGATTAAATTCAGTAAACAATTCCTCGAGCGGCAGCTCTAATTCGTCCTCAATGATGGCCTTTACTTCATCGAAGGGAAATTCCCGTACCTTATCCTGAAGCTTCTCAAGCTCAAGGATAATGGCAGCCGGGACGATATCAGGGCGGGTACTCATCATTTGTCCGAGCTTGATATAGGTTGGACCAAGCTCCTCTAAAATCAGCCGGATACGCTCACCCGCTGGCTTTTCTTTAACATCCTTCCCTTCAAAAATCCACTTGCCGCCAAAAGGAAGCATATCAGCCAGCCCAAGCTCTTCCGCTATAGAGCCAAAACCGTTATGAATCATGGCACGAATAATATCTTGATAGCGATTAAAATGGCGTATCCTCTTATTCAACACTTGCATCCACCCCTACTCTATTGGTCCTCTAATGACGCTTAATCCTGTTTTGCTTCTAACGCAGCAATTCTTTGCTCAAGTCTTGCGATATCCTCTTTCGTTGCAATATCCATTTCCTGAAGGCGCAGCTTAACCTTCATGTTAATTTGTTGTTCGACCTCTTTCTGGCGCTCCTCACCGCGCTGCACTAAATCATTCACCATTTGTTTTGATTCCTGTTCAGATACATCGCCGCGCTTAACCATTTCATCAACATACTTTTCAATCTGTTCCTTGCTGACAATGGCAGCTCCTAAACCAAAGGAAAAAGCTTTGTTGACCATGTCTCGAATTGTACTCATTTCAATCCACCTCATTTAGAAATTTTTTAGACAGACTTCCTCTCCTCTTACATTCCACCATTCCATTTAAACAAACATGAATTTTATGGATATTGTGTGTATGATTCAAACAAAAAGAGACAGCACTAACTGGCCGCCTCTTGCTGATTCTAGTTTTATTGCTTGTCCGGCCCAAAGATGATGCCGCACTGCTTCCTTGTATGTTCCATTATATTTAAGACAATTCCGCTCAGATTGGCTAGTTCTACATAGCGTTCCTCATCGCCTGTCTTGATGATATCGGTGAATGTCTCGATTTCATACACCATGTCATTATTGGTTTGTTCGATGGAAAATGGCTCACATACCTTTGTTTCCCGGTCAATGAACTCAATTTTTTCAACGGTCCCTGACCCAGGGAAGATGATATTGCCCTTCTCGCCGTGAATTTCATTTGAACCATATGAATCGGTGATTTTGGAGCAAACAATCGTGCAGACAAAATCTACGTATTGGAGGACAAGTGTACCGCCTCCATCAACCCCGCTATCGAGCATAACGGGAACATAAATGCTTGAATCTGGCTCTCCGAATAAAGAGATTGCCATGTAGAGCGGGTAAATACCTAAGTCGACCAGCGCTCCCCCTGCGTATTTAGCTGAGAAGATATTCGGAACTTCCCCTTCCAAGTATTGATCGTAACGAGAAGAGTACTTCATATATTGCAGGTTAACGCTTCTAATTTGGCCGACACGTCCTAGATTATTCTTCAAGACGCTGAAATTCGGCGCATGAATCGTTCTCATCGCCTCGAATAAAAAGACATTATTCTTCCTTGCTGTCTCAAAGGCATTCTCCCATTCCTTCATACTCGTAAACATCGGTTTTTCACAGATAATATGCTTACCGTGCTCCATTAAGAAGATAGCCTGCTCATAATGAATGGAATTTGGAGAGGCTATGTAGACTACCTCAATTTCCTCACAGGTCGCCAATTGCTCCAGCTGATTAAATACGAGTTTCACATCATATTGATTCGCAAAGCGTGTTGCCTTCTCTAAATCTCTTGAATAAACCGCCTTTAATGTGAGTTTTCCGCTCTCAGCAGCCGCTTCGATAAAGCGTTCAGTAATCATGCTCGTTCCAATCGTTGCAAATTTCATATGAAAACACTCCCTAGAGCAAATTTTGATGAATTTCCTATCTTTTTATTGTATCAAAAGGAGGAAAAAGAAGCGCCTGCCAGCCACTAAAAAAACTGCCGGAGATGACCCGGCAGCCTGTGTATTATTGAGAGATTTTCCCGAAAGCAACTGCGATTTGAGCGCCGACTTTTGCATTGTTTTTCACTAATGCGATGTTGGCTTCAAGGCTCTTGCCTTCTGTTACGTCTTTAATTTTGCCTAGTAGGAATGGAGTAACATCCTTACCAGTGATTCCAAGAGATTCTGCCTCTTCAACCGCATCATCAATTACCTTGTTGATAAAGCTGTCTTCCATTGCGAATTCCTCTGGGATTGGGTTACCGATAACCATTCCGCCTTTAAGATTCATATCCCATTTCGCCTTCATCATTTCCGCAATCTCTGTCGGAGTATCTAGACGATAGTTCACATCGAACGGACTTGTTCTTGTGAAGAAGGATGGTAATTTATCTGTTTGATAACCAACAACTGGCACCCCTTGTGTTTCAAGGTATTCCATCGTTAAACCTAGGTCAAGAATGGACTTAGCCCCTGCACAAATGACCGCTACATCTGTCTTTGCTAATTCCTGAAGGTCGGCGGAGATATCCATTGTTGTCTCAGCTCCACGGTGCACACCGCCGATTCCGCCTGTCACGAATGTTTTAATGCCAGCAAGCTCTGCGCAGATCATCGTTGCCGCAACCGTTGTTGCACCGTTCTTCTTCGCTGCTACCAAGTATGGCATATCGCGGCGGCTAGCTTTCGCAATGCCCTTTGTTTTCCCGAAGAATTCAAGCTCCTCATCGCTTAAGCCGATGCGAATAACACCGTCAATGACAGCCATTGTTGCCGGAACAGCTCCCTCTTCGCGGATGATAGCTTCTACTTCACGAGCTGTTTGCACGTTTTGTGGATATGGCATACCGTGTGAGATGATTGTAGATTCCAACGCTACGATTGGTGTTCCGTTTTTCTTCGCTTCTTTCACTTCTTCTGATAATTTAATCCATTCATTCATGTTGTTTAATCTCCTTTTAAAATAATCTCTCTTTTTCCTTCTCTAGGGATAGGCGATTCAAGGATGGACTGACCGTTTCCTTTGACTGAATCGTAATGGAGGCACTAGACATGCCGTATTGGCAGGATTCAAGGATAGAATGACCCTCAATGGCACCGAGCATGATGCCCGCTGCTAGTGAATCTCCTGCACCAGTCACATCTACGACAGAATCAGCAGGCTGTCCAGTAAGGAAGCCTTCTTCCCCCTTATCGTTTATGAAATATAATCCTTTTTCACTACGTGTGATAATCACATGACGAACACCCCGAGCAAGGATTTTGGCACCAGCCGCCCGGACGGATTCATCATCATTAACCGTCAAACCAGAAAGCACCTCAGCCTCTTCCCGATTCAGGATGAGCCATTCCAGGCCACTCAGGTTTTCCGGAAGACGGTCCAATTTCGGGATAGATACGGGAACGACAGAAACAGGGATACCTTCATCTGCACAGCGCCCAATGATATAGCTGATAATCTCCTTCGGAAAATTCGTATCGAGCAGAACCATGGAGCTTGCGGCGATATGTGACCATCGCTTCTCGATGAACGGGATATCAACGGCATCATAGATACCCATATCAGCAAACGCAACTGCCATATTCCCATGCTCATCTAAGATGGCTGTGTATGTGCCTGTCGTATGTCCGGCAATCTCTAGAGACGGAAGAATCTTCACGTACTCACCCGTTCTAGCAAGGACATCCTTGCCTTCTCGATCATCGCCGACAACCGTCAGTAAGTGAACATCTGCTCCAATACGTCCGAGATTCTCCGCAATATTGCGGGCAACCCCGCCTAGAGTTGAAGTTGTTTGGACGGGATTAGAGGTTTCGAGACGGAAGGCTTTTTCGAGCGAGGATTTCCGGTCCATATTGGCACCGCCAATACAGACAATCCGCTTACCCTCAGGAAGAACATAAGCACGTCCCAATAATTTTCCCTGCTTTGTCAGAGAAGAGATGTAGCCGGCAATGGCACTTCTTGAAAGATTCAGTTTCCCCGCTATCTCATTTTGCGTGATGAACGGGTTATCTTTTATTAAATGTAGAATCTGACTCTCTTTTTCATTCATAGGATTCAACCCTTTTGAAAACATTTGTCTATAGTATAAACAATTGTCCAACTGATATACAAGGTGAAATTTAATTGAAAAAAATGTTCAAAAATTCAAAATAATGTAATATGATAGTCTACAAATAGAAAGGAGATGAAAAGATTCGTGAAAGCTATTCGCTCTATCCTTCTTTGGGGGATTATCGCTGCCATCGGGGCAGTTGGGTTTGGGGTACTTGCATTAAATCAGGGGGAAACAATCAATTCAATCTGGCTGTTAACCGCCGCTGTTTGTACATATGCAGTTGCCTACCGCTTTTATAGTAAGTTTATTGCTCATAAAGTCTTTAATCTGGATGACAACCGAAAGACACCCGCTGAATTGAACAATGACGGGAAG includes:
- a CDS encoding glycoside hydrolase family 32 protein; this translates as MTTVTMANNAINQANEALQEAVKKMKKDWRLGYHIAAPANWINDPNGLVFFKGEYHAFYQHYPYGESWGPMHWGHAKSKDLVHWEHLPVALAPDHDYDRDGCFSGSAIVKDDMLYLIYTGHVWVDQSKDIAIQTQCIASSKDGIHFEKYENNPVIRDIPEDSTGHVRDPKIWEKDGLYHIVLGNRTKDDIGRVIHYTSKDLIDWEYEGVLAQNESNLGYMWECPDFFELDGKDVLLFSPQGMKAEGDSYNNLFQTGYLIGSYNETTKKFEHGDFHEIDHGHDFYAVQTLHDDQGRRIAIGWMDMWESEMPTKEHGWCGALTLPRELSLSAEGNIIMKPVAELKGLREQELEVNVASISNEVIKTPINQELLELKAEFSLKNLTAKEFGIKVRCSEDGTEETSIGIDVEHSKLILNREHSGAGVKGIRQTAINLEGDTVILHLYLDRSSIEVFANEGTTTMTSRIYPKKTSLNVQFYAEDGKVNLKSVQAWKLADIWE
- a CDS encoding MFS transporter, with the protein product MKIGAKRNYWLLSAFFFFYFFTWSSCMSLFSIWLSQDIQLSGASTGIIFSANAIVALIMQPLYGVISDKIGLKKHILWFITALLVLSGPFFIYIYGPLLKYNILLGAIVGGMFLGAAFQAGCGAVESYIEKIGRKCDFEYGKSRMWGSLGWAAATFFAGQLFNINPNINFWLASGSALCLVLILLMTKVDLTGSSDITTQEPIKMKDVFGLLKLKKFWFFVMYVFGVVCFYSVYDQQFPTYYASLFSDISKGNQLYGYLNSFQVFLEAGMMFAAPFIVNKIGAKKSLLLAGFIMATRIIGSGLAFEPIGISCMKLLHALELPIMLIAIFKYLAQHFDNRLSSTLYLVGFQFSSAIAAAFLSPVFGSLYDTIGFSHVYFIIGGIVLTFNIISCFTLTKDVKEEVQMNRQAKAS
- a CDS encoding LacI family DNA-binding transcriptional regulator — protein: MAAREKKNKTSIKDVAAMAEVSTATVSHVINGTRYVSEEVTTKVKEAMKELNYVPNPVARTLRSQNSHLVGLIVPVKEFTDTANAFFMIVAQGIEQTLSKNGYKLILCNSYENPDLEKEHIQMFHNQLVDGIILVPTGNDYSYLADLPINNDSPIVFIDRKPQNYQGNCVLTDNFQGAYAAAKHLIEKGHKHIGFITGELGLTTSDKRLEGYKQALADHHLSFNEKYVKIGNASLEDGYRIAKEFMEQKEVSALFVANNVMTMGAISYFQEHYIKIPDEMAIIGFDDYEWMKIINPSLTTVKQPAYEMGQKAAEVILDCIKNKQEKPTDYMLDTSLIIRRSS
- the megL gene encoding methionine gamma-lyase, whose translation is MRKEYKHFETAAVHAGYDTKKHVGSLSTPIYQTSTFTFDTAEQGEARFAGTEEGYIYSRLGNPTVQALEEKVAVLEGAEDCAAFASGMGAVSAVLIELSKANDHILCSLGVYGCTFDLLVLLKDKYAIDYDFSPMESEEQIRNSIRPETTCIFVETPINPTMRVIDLEMVSRVAKEYGIPVVVDNTFPSPYLQSPLALGCDVALHSATKYIGGHGDVVAGLVAGKKSFITNLKKNSLKDIGSIMSPFDAWLLLRGLKTLPVRMDRHSENAIKINEQLLNHPQVGQVYFPWNKDNAGHEAAIKQMKQPGGVISFELKEGGKREAQAFLNKLQLIKIAVSLGDVETLISHPASMTHAVIPEKDRLSMGVTDQLIRLSVGLESWEDIWADIEQALEG
- the ybaK gene encoding Cys-tRNA(Pro) deacylase, with the translated sequence MAKGKTNALRILDQRKVSYELLQYNPEDGKIDGISVALKIGEDARYVFKTLVTISAAKNLYVFVIPVMAELDLKRAARAAGEKKIDMLSVADLQKYTGYIRGGCSPVGMKKQYPTFIDKKAEEEGIIIVSAGKIGMQMKIHLDDLLNVTKGQTAAVIHEE
- a CDS encoding ABC1 kinase family protein, with protein sequence MQVLNKRIRHFNRYQDIIRAMIHNGFGSIAEELGLADMLPFGGKWIFEGKDVKEKPAGERIRLILEELGPTYIKLGQMMSTRPDIVPAAIILELEKLQDKVREFPFDEVKAIIEDELELPLEELFTEFNPVPIAAASIGQVHKAILPSGDIVAVKVQRPNITKTIDTDLEILHNLARIAEKRYHWARDYGINDIVDEFSLSLNMELDYGIEGRNAEKIAAQFKDDDMIRIPEVYWDYSTKRVLTMEFVEGIKINDVKSLDEIGFDRCLLSKRFTEAMMKQILDEGLFHADPHPGNVFVQPGDRLVFLDFGNIGRINAEMKYEFASLLMALRKGNTDFVVRSILKIGITPDDINYDQLKADVQEFIDNYYGQNLNKISISDVINDFFTLTYLHHIRIPSDLTMLGKTFLAVEGVVETLYPEYNILDVVEPFGDHLVKERFQPKNIAEMIFNKVVDYSDFFSEMPRSLKDLTNKLKDGKFSVQIKVPQLETFLAKMDKMANQLSYAIILLSFSIIMAGLVIGSSTRGGTNILWQIPIIEIGFVIATVMVLYLLYSIFRSGRF
- a CDS encoding phasin family protein, translating into MSTIRDMVNKAFSFGLGAAIVSKEQIEKYVDEMVKRGDVSEQESKQMVNDLVQRGEERQKEVEQQINMKVKLRLQEMDIATKEDIARLEQRIAALEAKQD
- a CDS encoding Gfo/Idh/MocA family protein gives rise to the protein MKFATIGTSMITERFIEAAAESGKLTLKAVYSRDLEKATRFANQYDVKLVFNQLEQLATCEEIEVVYIASPNSIHYEQAIFLMEHGKHIICEKPMFTSMKEWENAFETARKNNVFLFEAMRTIHAPNFSVLKNNLGRVGQIRSVNLQYMKYSSRYDQYLEGEVPNIFSAKYAGGALVDLGIYPLYMAISLFGEPDSSIYVPVMLDSGVDGGGTLVLQYVDFVCTIVCSKITDSYGSNEIHGEKGNIIFPGSGTVEKIEFIDRETKVCEPFSIEQTNNDMVYEIETFTDIIKTGDEERYVELANLSGIVLNIMEHTRKQCGIIFGPDKQ
- a CDS encoding pseudouridine-5'-phosphate glycosidase, coding for MNEWIKLSEEVKEAKKNGTPIVALESTIISHGMPYPQNVQTAREVEAIIREEGAVPATMAVIDGVIRIGLSDEELEFFGKTKGIAKASRRDMPYLVAAKKNGATTVAATMICAELAGIKTFVTGGIGGVHRGAETTMDISADLQELAKTDVAVICAGAKSILDLGLTMEYLETQGVPVVGYQTDKLPSFFTRTSPFDVNYRLDTPTEIAEMMKAKWDMNLKGGMVIGNPIPEEFAMEDSFINKVIDDAVEEAESLGITGKDVTPFLLGKIKDVTEGKSLEANIALVKNNAKVGAQIAVAFGKISQ
- a CDS encoding carbohydrate kinase; the protein is MNEKESQILHLIKDNPFITQNEIAGKLNLSRSAIAGYISSLTKQGKLLGRAYVLPEGKRIVCIGGANMDRKSSLEKAFRLETSNPVQTTSTLGGVARNIAENLGRIGADVHLLTVVGDDREGKDVLARTGEYVKILPSLEIAGHTTGTYTAILDEHGNMAVAFADMGIYDAVDIPFIEKRWSHIAASSMVLLDTNFPKEIISYIIGRCADEGIPVSVVPVSIPKLDRLPENLSGLEWLILNREEAEVLSGLTVNDDESVRAAGAKILARGVRHVIITRSEKGLYFINDKGEEGFLTGQPADSVVDVTGAGDSLAAGIMLGAIEGHSILESCQYGMSSASITIQSKETVSPSLNRLSLEKEKERLF